The Bordetella sp. FB-8 genome includes a window with the following:
- the earP gene encoding elongation factor P maturation arginine rhamnosyltransferase EarP produces MRADLFCRVVDNYGDIGVCWRLARRLANGLGWQVRLWADDLCAFARIQPGLDTAAARQWHTGVQIIHWRATPPSPLPAPGDVVIEAFACDPPAEFVDAVRVLAAGPSGQGPAAHGRGAGPVWINLEYLSAEDWVEGCHGIASRRADGLVKYFFFPGFTPATGGLLREPGLTAERDALQASRETQNDFLRRLGLDDAALAAHRLGARVLSLFCYPRASADLLAKALGGRSDWTLMLVPEGVAPGLDAHAGGALRIARVPFVAQPDFDRLLWCADVNFVRGEDSFVRAAWAARPLVWHIYPQDGNTHLEKLEAWLARYPAPEAARHLARAWNGGTQAQGAAAPGLADALQAALSEPTWSAWQAAARAWAAEQAAGPDLADKLAIFCAEKLKTR; encoded by the coding sequence TTGCGCGCCGACCTGTTCTGCAGGGTCGTCGACAACTACGGCGACATCGGCGTGTGCTGGCGCCTGGCGCGCCGGCTGGCGAACGGCCTGGGCTGGCAGGTGAGGCTCTGGGCGGACGATCTGTGCGCCTTCGCCCGCATCCAGCCTGGCTTGGACACGGCCGCGGCGCGGCAATGGCATACCGGGGTCCAGATCATCCATTGGCGGGCGACCCCGCCCTCGCCCCTACCGGCGCCGGGCGATGTGGTGATCGAAGCCTTTGCCTGCGATCCCCCGGCAGAGTTCGTCGATGCCGTGCGCGTGCTGGCTGCCGGACCGTCTGGACAAGGGCCGGCCGCGCACGGCAGGGGCGCAGGACCTGTCTGGATCAACCTGGAATACCTCAGCGCCGAAGACTGGGTAGAAGGCTGCCATGGCATAGCGTCGCGCCGTGCCGACGGGCTAGTGAAGTATTTTTTCTTTCCCGGCTTTACGCCGGCGACCGGCGGACTGCTGCGCGAACCGGGCCTGACAGCCGAGCGCGACGCGCTGCAGGCCTCGCGCGAGACGCAAAACGATTTCCTGCGCCGATTGGGGCTGGATGATGCCGCACTGGCGGCGCATCGTTTGGGCGCCCGGGTGCTGTCGCTGTTTTGCTATCCGCGTGCGTCGGCAGACCTTCTGGCAAAGGCCCTAGGAGGGCGCAGCGACTGGACCCTGATGTTGGTGCCCGAGGGCGTGGCGCCCGGCCTGGACGCGCACGCGGGTGGCGCGCTGCGCATCGCCCGCGTCCCCTTCGTCGCGCAGCCCGACTTCGACCGGCTGCTCTGGTGCGCCGATGTCAATTTCGTGCGCGGTGAAGACTCCTTCGTGCGCGCCGCCTGGGCCGCGCGGCCGCTGGTCTGGCACATTTACCCGCAGGACGGCAACACGCATCTGGAAAAACTCGAAGCCTGGCTGGCCCGCTATCCCGCACCCGAAGCCGCCCGCCACCTGGCGCGTGCCTGGAATGGAGGAACCCAGGCCCAGGGCGCGGCCGCCCCGGGCTTGGCCGATGCCCTGCAAGCCGCGCTGTCCGAGCCGACCTGGAGCGCCTGGCAGGCGGCTGCCCGGGCCTGGGCTGCCGAACAGGCGGCCGGTCCCGATCTGGCCGACAAATTGGCCATTTTTTGCGCAGAAAAGCTTAAAACACGTTAG
- a CDS encoding DUF2863 family protein, with protein sequence MARTRSRTSSRLTRDASRLVTLAQALNRSGSRVEDQYWESQIGEAITKLLRGGQDGPLDAALDHLVQQDTGAYEILIEQAETQSESIQVEKNGVRHDVLLLVAPILAWTRYAIPAGPISATAQQALLAQLHGHVLARDVRVELMPHLLSLDQMPRTFSETWHWLHKLASRALGAETVRPAPDTEVETAHMLADTRYLVAAVAVPHGQALFRWQEQPEDPASSRDACLEQWVSQAQPTLAGLLAGCGIECLLPDAYYVSNREADRRVRPMSLRAAVNWLESAVNLPADQLRAIVAGCGETRVDEYRIGFAPAQGNDVYYGCVWPLYGREDEEALDDGQPGAAEEIAALLREYGVGEVRRIPGVLQPEFCEDCGAPYFPNPLGEMVHAELPEDAASAPTHFH encoded by the coding sequence ATGGCCCGAACCCGCAGCCGAACCTCCTCCCGCTTGACCCGCGACGCATCGCGTCTGGTAACGCTGGCCCAAGCTTTGAACCGCTCAGGTAGCCGCGTGGAAGACCAGTATTGGGAATCCCAGATCGGCGAGGCCATCACCAAGCTGCTGCGCGGCGGACAGGACGGCCCGCTGGATGCTGCGCTCGATCACCTTGTGCAGCAGGACACCGGCGCCTACGAGATATTGATCGAGCAGGCCGAGACCCAGTCCGAATCCATACAGGTCGAAAAAAACGGCGTACGTCACGACGTGCTGCTGCTGGTGGCCCCCATCCTGGCCTGGACGCGCTATGCGATTCCGGCCGGCCCCATTTCCGCCACCGCGCAGCAGGCCCTGCTTGCCCAGCTGCACGGTCATGTGCTGGCCCGGGATGTACGCGTGGAGCTGATGCCTCACCTGCTCAGCCTGGACCAAATGCCGCGCACTTTCTCGGAAACCTGGCACTGGCTGCACAAGCTGGCTTCCCGGGCGCTAGGCGCCGAAACCGTCAGGCCGGCGCCAGATACCGAGGTGGAGACGGCCCACATGCTGGCCGACACCCGTTACCTGGTGGCCGCGGTGGCTGTGCCGCACGGTCAGGCCCTGTTCCGCTGGCAGGAGCAGCCCGAAGATCCGGCCAGCAGCCGCGATGCCTGCCTGGAGCAATGGGTAAGCCAGGCTCAGCCCACCCTTGCAGGGCTGCTTGCGGGCTGCGGCATCGAGTGCCTGCTGCCCGATGCCTACTACGTCAGCAACCGCGAAGCCGACCGGCGCGTGCGTCCGATGTCGCTGCGCGCGGCGGTCAATTGGCTGGAGAGCGCGGTCAATCTGCCCGCGGACCAGTTGCGCGCCATCGTGGCCGGCTGCGGCGAAACCCGAGTGGACGAGTACCGCATCGGCTTCGCCCCCGCACAGGGCAACGATGTTTACTACGGCTGCGTGTGGCCGCTCTATGGCCGCGAGGATGAAGAGGCCCTGGACGATGGCCAGCCCGGCGCCGCCGAAGAGATCGCGGCACTCCTGCGGGAATACGGCGTAGGCGAAGTGCGCCGCATCCCCGGCGTGCTGCAGCCCGAATTCTGCGAAGATTGCGGCGCGCCCTACTTCCCCAATCCGCTGGGCGAGATGGTCCATGCGGAACTGCCCGAAGACGCCGCAAGCGCCCCTACGCACTTTCACTAA
- a CDS encoding class III extradiol ring-cleavage dioxygenase: MRWPVLFVSHGSPMLAVEPGRTGPVLADWSRSLPEKPRGILVVSPHWMTRGLAVSTRDQQVAWHDFGGFPDVLYHLQYSAPGSPALAARTRQVLAEAGLPAADDARRPLDHGTWVPLRYLYPDADVPVVQLSLDAGRDAAAQYEIGRALAPLRDEGILVIGSGSLTHNLRDIDRDGAPSASYVKPFQDWYAERLQQERVDELLQWEFEAPQAHRAHPSDEHLMPLYVALGAGNGDQARRLNDEITYGALAMDAYSFG; encoded by the coding sequence ATGCGCTGGCCCGTTCTTTTCGTTTCCCATGGTTCTCCCATGCTGGCCGTCGAGCCGGGCCGCACCGGACCCGTTCTCGCGGATTGGAGCCGTTCCTTGCCGGAAAAACCCCGGGGCATCCTGGTCGTGTCGCCGCATTGGATGACCCGCGGTCTGGCCGTTTCCACTCGCGATCAGCAGGTCGCCTGGCACGACTTCGGTGGCTTTCCCGATGTCCTCTACCACTTGCAATACTCGGCGCCGGGATCGCCTGCCCTGGCCGCCCGTACACGTCAGGTATTGGCTGAAGCCGGCCTGCCTGCGGCTGATGATGCGCGCCGTCCTCTGGATCACGGCACCTGGGTGCCGTTGCGGTATCTCTACCCGGATGCCGATGTGCCCGTGGTCCAGCTTTCTCTGGATGCCGGCCGCGACGCCGCTGCCCAATACGAGATCGGACGTGCTCTGGCACCCCTGCGCGACGAGGGCATACTCGTGATCGGCTCGGGTTCGCTCACGCACAATCTGCGTGACATCGATCGCGATGGCGCCCCGTCTGCGAGCTACGTGAAACCCTTCCAGGACTGGTACGCCGAGCGCCTGCAGCAGGAACGCGTCGATGAACTGCTGCAATGGGAGTTCGAAGCACCGCAGGCGCATCGGGCGCACCCCAGCGACGAGCATCTCATGCCGCTGTACGTGGCGCTGGGCGCTGGCAATGGAGACCAGGCCCGCCGCCTAAACGACGAGATCACCTATGGCGCCCTGGCCATGGATGCCTATTCCTTTGGCTGA
- the acnA gene encoding aconitate hydratase AcnA — translation MPQNTLNTLKTFKIGKKTAQYFSLPALGKALGVDVQKLPLSIRIVLESVLRNCDGKKVSEEHVRQLAGWRPNAKREDEIPFVVARVVLQDFTGVPLLADIAAMRSVAEKMGKSPKLIEPLVPVDLVVDHSVMIDYYGTKNALDLNMKLEFQRNQERYQFMKWGMQAFDTFGVVPPGFGIVHQVNLEYLARGVHHTQDGVYYPDSLVGTDSHTTMINGIGVVGWGVGGIEAEAGMLGQPVYLLTPDVVGVELKGKLRGGVTATDLVLTITEMLRKEKVVGKFVEFCGEGTASLSVTDRATIGNMAPEYGATMGFFPVDERTIDYFKGTGRTEDEIAAFEAYFKAQKMFGVPKGKDIGYTKLLTLDLATVAPSLAGPKRPQDRIEIGDLKKTFTALYSKPTAENGFNQPADKLAQTFTTSVGTKVKNGDILIAAITSCTNTSNPSVLLAAGLLAKKAVEAGLTVSKHIKTSLAPGSRVVTDYLTKTGLLPYLEKLGFDVAAYGCTTCIGNAGDLTADLNEAITSNDLVCAAVLSGNRNFEARIHPNIKANFLASPPLVVAYAIAGTVIKDLMTEPVGRGKKGDVWLGDIWPTTQEIDALLKFAMDPNAFRDNYGQVKTKPGKLWEKIKGVKGETYDWPVSTYIAEPPFFEGFGMTPGAMPTVQGARALGIFGDSITTDHISPAGSIKETSPAGKWLTEHGVLKADFNSYGSRRGNHEIMMRGTFANVRIKNLMIPPRADGSRFEGGDTLFQPNGEQMSIYEAAMKYVAQGTPTVVFGGEEYGTGSSRDWAAKGTQLLGVKAVIARSFERIHRSNLVGMGVLPLQFKGSESVESLKITGKETFDVSGLEHGIKPMQNVTLSIHRPDGSRQDVTLLLRIDTPIEVDYYKHGGILPFVLRQLLAA, via the coding sequence ATGCCGCAAAACACGCTGAACACGCTCAAGACATTCAAGATAGGTAAGAAGACCGCTCAGTACTTTTCGCTGCCAGCCCTGGGCAAGGCCCTGGGCGTGGATGTGCAGAAGCTTCCACTGTCGATCCGCATTGTGCTCGAGTCGGTGCTGCGCAATTGCGACGGCAAGAAGGTTTCCGAGGAACATGTTCGCCAACTGGCCGGCTGGAGACCCAACGCCAAGCGCGAGGACGAAATCCCCTTCGTCGTAGCCCGCGTGGTCCTGCAGGATTTCACCGGCGTGCCGCTGCTGGCCGACATCGCCGCCATGCGCTCGGTGGCCGAAAAAATGGGCAAGAGCCCTAAACTCATCGAACCGCTGGTGCCTGTGGACCTGGTGGTCGACCACTCGGTGATGATCGACTACTACGGCACCAAGAATGCGCTCGACCTGAACATGAAGCTGGAATTCCAGCGCAACCAGGAGCGCTACCAGTTCATGAAATGGGGCATGCAGGCCTTCGACACGTTCGGCGTGGTGCCCCCGGGATTCGGCATCGTGCACCAGGTCAATCTGGAATACCTTGCGCGCGGCGTGCACCACACCCAGGACGGAGTCTATTACCCCGATTCGCTGGTGGGCACCGACAGTCACACCACCATGATCAACGGCATCGGCGTAGTGGGCTGGGGCGTGGGCGGTATCGAGGCCGAGGCTGGCATGCTGGGGCAGCCGGTGTACTTGCTCACTCCGGATGTCGTGGGCGTGGAACTCAAGGGCAAGCTGCGCGGCGGCGTCACCGCCACCGACCTGGTGCTGACCATTACCGAAATGCTGCGCAAGGAAAAGGTAGTGGGCAAGTTCGTCGAGTTCTGCGGCGAGGGCACGGCCAGCCTGTCCGTGACCGATCGCGCCACCATCGGCAATATGGCGCCTGAGTATGGCGCCACCATGGGCTTTTTTCCGGTCGACGAGCGCACCATCGACTATTTCAAGGGCACAGGCCGCACCGAGGACGAGATCGCCGCCTTCGAGGCGTATTTCAAGGCCCAAAAGATGTTCGGCGTACCCAAGGGCAAGGACATCGGCTATACCAAGCTGCTCACGCTGGACCTGGCTACCGTCGCGCCCTCGCTCGCCGGCCCCAAGCGCCCGCAGGACCGCATCGAGATCGGCGACCTGAAGAAGACTTTCACCGCGCTGTATTCCAAGCCCACTGCCGAGAACGGCTTTAACCAGCCGGCCGACAAGCTGGCCCAGACTTTCACCACCAGCGTCGGCACCAAGGTGAAGAACGGCGATATCCTGATCGCCGCCATCACTTCGTGCACCAACACCTCCAATCCGAGCGTGCTGCTGGCAGCGGGCCTGTTGGCCAAAAAGGCGGTGGAAGCGGGCCTGACGGTGTCCAAGCACATCAAAACTTCGCTTGCACCGGGGTCGCGTGTGGTGACCGACTACCTGACCAAGACGGGACTGCTGCCCTACCTGGAAAAGCTGGGCTTCGACGTGGCGGCCTACGGCTGCACCACTTGTATCGGCAACGCCGGCGACCTCACGGCCGACTTGAATGAAGCCATCACGTCCAACGACCTGGTGTGCGCGGCCGTGTTATCTGGCAACCGCAATTTCGAAGCACGCATCCACCCGAACATCAAGGCCAACTTCCTGGCGTCGCCGCCGCTGGTGGTGGCGTACGCCATCGCCGGCACCGTGATCAAGGACCTGATGACCGAACCCGTGGGCCGCGGCAAGAAGGGCGATGTCTGGCTGGGCGATATCTGGCCCACTACGCAGGAAATCGACGCCCTGCTCAAGTTCGCCATGGACCCCAACGCCTTTCGCGACAATTACGGCCAGGTCAAGACCAAGCCGGGCAAACTGTGGGAAAAAATCAAAGGCGTCAAGGGCGAAACCTACGATTGGCCCGTTTCCACCTATATCGCCGAGCCGCCTTTCTTCGAAGGTTTCGGCATGACGCCGGGTGCGATGCCCACGGTGCAGGGCGCGCGCGCCCTGGGCATCTTCGGCGACTCGATCACCACCGACCACATCTCGCCGGCCGGCTCCATCAAGGAAACATCGCCTGCGGGCAAGTGGCTGACGGAACACGGCGTGCTCAAGGCCGACTTCAACAGCTATGGTTCGCGGCGCGGCAATCACGAGATCATGATGCGCGGCACCTTCGCCAACGTACGCATCAAAAACCTGATGATCCCGCCCAGGGCGGACGGCAGCCGCTTCGAAGGCGGCGATACGCTGTTCCAGCCCAACGGCGAACAGATGTCCATCTACGAAGCGGCGATGAAGTACGTCGCCCAGGGCACGCCCACCGTCGTGTTCGGAGGCGAAGAGTATGGCACGGGTTCATCGCGCGACTGGGCCGCCAAGGGCACGCAACTGCTGGGCGTGAAGGCGGTGATCGCCCGCAGCTTCGAGCGCATCCATCGCAGCAATCTCGTAGGTATGGGCGTGCTACCCCTGCAGTTCAAGGGCAGCGAGAGCGTGGAGAGCCTGAAGATCACGGGCAAGGAGACCTTCGACGTCTCCGGGCTGGAGCATGGCATCAAACCCATGCAGAACGTGACGCTGAGCATCCACCGTCCCGACGGCAGCAGGCAGGATGTCACCTTGCTGTTGCGGATCGATACGCCGATCGAGGTCGACTACTACAAGCACGGTGGGATATTGCCCTTCGTGCTGCGCCAGCTGCTGGCGGCGTAA
- a CDS encoding oxidative damage protection protein: MARTINCVKLKREAEGLDFPPYPGELGARIWREISKEAWEEWKQVQTRLVNENRLNLADTRARKYLQQQMEKFLFEDGSVEAQGFVPPSA; encoded by the coding sequence ATGGCCCGTACGATCAACTGTGTGAAACTCAAGCGCGAGGCCGAAGGGCTGGACTTCCCGCCCTACCCGGGCGAGCTGGGCGCACGCATCTGGCGCGAAATCTCGAAAGAAGCCTGGGAAGAGTGGAAGCAGGTCCAGACGCGTCTGGTCAACGAAAACCGGCTCAACCTGGCGGACACGCGCGCGCGCAAGTATCTGCAGCAGCAGATGGAAAAATTCCTGTTCGAAGACGGCAGCGTGGAAGCGCAAGGATTCGTTCCGCCTTCGGCCTGA
- the argA gene encoding amino-acid N-acetyltransferase, which produces MPTDQEPDTYSALEAAESSPAQFVRWFREVAPYVHAFRGKTFVVAFGGELVRDGALSVLVQDLSLLSALGIRLVLVHGSLPQVNEQLRLKGYDLQFSRGLEPTGAAALECAKEASGEIRLDIEAAFSQGLPNTPMSGSHIRVVSGNFVTARPAGVIDGVDYLHTGLVRKIDTESIKFAIERGSAVVLLSPLGFSPTGDAFNLAMADLATSVAVSLRAEKLIFLTDSPGVLDEDGSVDTELARADADALLDRGELEEETAFYLKHASLAVKRGVARAHLVPYGQDGSVLLEIFTHDGVGTMVVEDTLDDLRPATIDDVGAILSLIEPLEADGTLVPRPRSVIERDVECFTVLEHDGVIYGCAALYPYKDELMAEMACLIVNPEWQGTGEGEILLRHMESRARAVGMKRIFVLTTRTSHWFIKRGFVQGGISDLPHAKQQHYNRSRNSMIFIKKI; this is translated from the coding sequence ATGCCCACCGATCAGGAACCCGACACCTACTCCGCCCTGGAAGCCGCTGAATCCTCCCCAGCTCAGTTTGTCCGATGGTTCCGCGAAGTCGCGCCTTATGTCCATGCCTTCCGCGGCAAGACCTTCGTGGTGGCATTCGGCGGCGAACTGGTGCGCGACGGCGCCCTGAGCGTGCTGGTGCAGGATCTTTCCCTGCTGTCGGCGCTGGGCATACGCCTGGTGCTGGTGCATGGCTCGCTGCCGCAGGTCAACGAACAGCTGCGCCTCAAAGGCTATGACCTGCAGTTCAGCCGCGGCCTGGAGCCAACCGGCGCCGCGGCACTGGAGTGCGCCAAGGAAGCCTCCGGCGAAATCCGCCTGGATATCGAAGCCGCCTTCAGCCAGGGCCTACCGAATACGCCCATGTCGGGCTCGCACATCCGCGTGGTGTCGGGCAACTTCGTCACGGCCCGCCCGGCCGGCGTGATCGACGGCGTCGACTATCTGCATACGGGCCTGGTGCGCAAGATCGACACCGAATCGATCAAGTTTGCCATCGAGCGCGGCTCGGCAGTAGTGCTGCTCTCGCCGCTGGGCTTTTCCCCCACGGGAGACGCTTTCAATCTGGCCATGGCGGACCTGGCCACCAGCGTGGCCGTCTCGCTGCGCGCGGAAAAGCTCATTTTCCTGACCGATTCGCCCGGCGTGCTCGACGAGGACGGCTCGGTCGACACTGAGTTGGCCCGCGCCGACGCCGATGCCCTGCTCGACCGCGGCGAGCTGGAGGAGGAAACCGCTTTCTATCTAAAACACGCTTCGCTCGCGGTCAAACGCGGCGTGGCCCGCGCCCACCTGGTGCCCTACGGCCAGGACGGCAGCGTGCTGCTGGAAATCTTCACCCACGACGGCGTGGGCACCATGGTGGTCGAGGACACGCTGGACGATCTGCGCCCGGCCACTATCGACGATGTGGGCGCCATTCTCAGCCTGATCGAGCCGCTGGAAGCCGATGGCACGCTGGTGCCGCGCCCACGCAGCGTGATCGAGCGCGACGTGGAATGCTTCACCGTGCTCGAGCACGACGGTGTGATCTACGGCTGCGCGGCACTTTATCCCTATAAGGACGAGCTGATGGCCGAGATGGCCTGCCTGATCGTCAACCCCGAATGGCAAGGCACGGGCGAAGGCGAAATACTGCTGCGCCACATGGAGAGCCGCGCTCGCGCGGTCGGCATGAAGCGCATCTTCGTACTCACCACGCGCACTTCGCACTGGTTCATCAAGCGCGGCTTCGTGCAAGGCGGCATTTCGGATCTGCCGCATGCCAAGCAGCAGCACTACAACCGCTCGCGCAACAGCATGATCTTCATCAAGAAGATCTGA